Proteins encoded within one genomic window of Arachis ipaensis cultivar K30076 chromosome B08, Araip1.1, whole genome shotgun sequence:
- the LOC107613506 gene encoding beta-glucosidase 24: MWVKGGVVLLAVASFVLLLEPAASLNRSSFPQDFIFGTASSAYQYEGAAYEGGRGPSIWDTFTHNHPDRIADHSNGDVAVDSYHRYKGDVAMMKDIGFNAYRFSISWSRILPSGNLKGGINREGVNYYNNLINELVANGQQPFITLFHSDLPQGLENEYGGFLSPKIVEDFAFYAEVCFREFGDRVKHWITLNEPVLYSTGGYGNGGSPPTRCSKWMSASCATGDSSIEPYIVTHHLILAHAAAVKVYREKFKATQKGQIGVTLNSAWLVPLSQSKEDVEAANRGLAFMYDWFMEPLHSGTYPAVMVNRVGNRLPKFSGAQSLMVKGSFDFIGLNYYTSTYATNTPCQNGRPSVFTDSCVRFTTLRNGLLIGPKAASDWLYIYPPGIQGLLEYTKEKFNNPIIYITENGVDEVNDGKMSLDDKWRIDYFSHHLLYLQRAIRNGVRVKGYFAWSLLDNFEWTAGYSLRFGLVYVDYKNGLRRYRKRSALWFKIFLHH; the protein is encoded by the exons ATGTGGGTTAAGGGTGGTGTTGTCCTGCTTGCAGTAGCTtcctttgttcttcttcttgagCCAGCAGCTTCTCTTAATCGTAGCAGTTTTCCGCAAGATTTCATTTTTGGAACAGCTTCTTCTGCTTACCAG TATGAAGGTGCAGCATATGAAGGTGGCAGAGGCCCTAGTATATGGGATACTTTCACTCATAACCACCcag ATAGAATAGCAGACCACAGCAATGGGGATGTTGCTGTCGATTCCTACCACCGCTACAAG GGAGATGTGGCCATGATGAAGGATATTGGATTCAATGCCTACAGGTTTTCCATCTCGTGGTCAAGAATATTACCAA GTGGAAACTTGAAGGGAGGAATTAACCGAGAAGGTGTCAACTATTACAACAATCTCATAAATGAACTTGTAGCAAATG GACAGCAGCCCTTTATTACTCTATTTCACTCTGATCTCCCTCAAGGTCTTGAAAATGAGTATGGTGGTTTCTTGAGTCCCAAAATTGT GGAAGATTTTGCTTTTTATGCAGAAGTATGCTTTAGAGAATTTGGTGACAGGGTGAAGCACTGGATTACTTTAAACGAGCCAGTGTTATACAGCACCGGTGGTTATGGAAATGGTGGATCCCCGCCCACAAGATGCTCCAAGTGGATGTCAGCAAGCTGTGCCACCGGTGATTCAAGTATTGAGCCCTACATTGTTACACACCACCTGATACTTGCTCACGCTGCTGCTGTAAAAGTCTATAGAGAGAAGTTCAAG GCTACTCAGAAGGGTCAGATTGGGGTAACACTAAATTCTGCATGGCTTGTGCCATTATCTCAATCTAAAGAAGATGTAGAAGCAGCAAATCGGGGTCTTGCTTTTATGTATGATTG gttCATGGAACCACTACATTCTGGTACATATCCAGCTGTAATGGTTAACAGAGTCGGGAACCGATTGCCCAAGTTTTCTGGAGCACAATCCTTAATGGTTAAAGGATCCTTCGATTTCATCGGGTTAAACTATTACACCTCAACTTATGCAACCAATACTCCTTGCCAAAATGGAAGGCCAAGTGTCTTTACAGATTCATGTGTTAGATTTACAA CTCTAAGAAATGGGCTTCTAATTGGTCCAAAG GCTGCTTCAGATTGGCTGTACATCTATCCACCAGGAATTCAAGGTCTTTTAGAGTACACTAAGGAGAAATTCAACAATCCAATCATTTATATAACAGAGAATG GAGTTGATGAGGTTAATGATGGTAAAATGTCACTTGATGACAAATGGAGAATAGATTATTTCAGTCACCACCTTCTGTATCTTCAAAGGGCCATAAG GAATGGTGTGAGGGTAAAAGGTTACTTTGCATGGTCTTTGTTGGACAATTTTGAATGGACTGCTGGCTACTCTCTTCGTTTTGGACTTGTCTATGTTGATTACAAGAATGGCCTCAGAAGATATCGTAAAAGATCAGCTTTGTGGTTCAAAATATTTCTCCACCATTAA
- the LOC107613927 gene encoding beta-glucosidase 12-like isoform X2, with the protein MKDIGFDAYRFSISWSRVLPGLKPFVTLFHWDLPQALEDEYGGFLSPNIVKDFADYAELCYREFGDRVKHWITLNEPLTYTTNGYGYGIFAPGRCSINNCAFGNSTTEPYLVTHHQILAHAAAARLYMDNYQSSQKGQIGISLNSAWVIPLSQSKADKDAASRALAFSYDWFMEPLNFGSYPAAMVKNVGDRLPEFSREQSLMVKGSFDFIGVNYYTATYAAHVPCTRENRTLFTEDACVFLTSERDGVQIGPQAGSDWLYIYPRGIQDLLLYTKEKYNNPIVYITENGVDELNESIEESLEDRFRIDFFTDHLSNLHSALQNGANVKGYFAWSLLDNFEWADGYTVRFGMIFVDYNDGLPRYPKRSAQWFKKFLQY; encoded by the exons ATGAAAGACATTGGATTTGATGCATACAGATTCTCCATCTCATGGTCTAGGGTTCTACCTG GTTTGAAACCCTTTGTAACTCTATTTCACTGGGATTTGCCTCAAGCCCTTGAAGATGAATATGGTGGTTTCTTGAGTCCCAATATAGT GAAGGATTTTGCAGACTATGCAGAGTTATGCTACAGAGAATTTGGTGACAGAGTAAAGCATTGGATTACTTTAAATGAACCACTTACATACACCACAAATGGCTATGGATATGGTATATTTGCCCCTGGAAGATGCTCCATCAATAACTGTGCTTTCGGAAATTCTACTACTGAGCCTTACCTTGTCACTCATCACCAAATTCTTGCTCATGCTGCTGCTGCAAGACTTTATATGGACAACTACCAG AGTTCTCAAAAAGGGCAAATTGGGATATCATTGAATTCAGCATGGGTGATACCTCTTTCCCAGTCCAAGGCAGACAAAGATGCAGCCTCAAGAGCCCTTGCTTTCTCCTATGATTG GTTTATGGAGCCATTAAATTTTGGATCATACCCTGCTGCAATGGTGAAGAACGTCGGCGATCGATTGCCGGAGTTTTCGAGGGAGCAGTCATTGATGGTTAAAGGATCATTTGATTTCATAGGAGTGAACTACTACACTGCAACTTATGCAGCACATGTCCCTTGCACAAGAGAAAACAGAACCTTGTTTACAGAAGATGCTTGTGTTTTTCTCACTT caGAGAGAGATGGAGTTCAAATTGGTCCTCAG GCAGGGTCAGATTGGTTATACATATATCCTAGAGGAATCCAAGATCTTTTACTGTACACAAAGGAGAAGTATAATAATCCAATTGTTTACATAACAGAAAATG GTGTTGATGAACTTAATGAGAGTATTGAAGAATCACTAGAAGACAGATTCAGAATAGACTTTTTCACCGACCATCTTTCCAATCTTCACAGTGCCTTACA GAATGGGGCAAATGTGAAAGGGTACTTTGCATGGTCATTGTTGGACAATTTTGAATGGGCAGATGGCTATACTGTTCGATTTGGAATGATCTTTGTTGATTACAATGATGGATTGCCAAGATACCCTAAAAGATCAGCTCAGTGGTTCAAAAAGTTTCTACAATATTGA
- the LOC107613927 gene encoding beta-glucosidase 12-like isoform X1, protein MKDIGFDAYRFSISWSRVLPGGNLKRGVNREGITYYNNLINELLANGLKPFVTLFHWDLPQALEDEYGGFLSPNIVKDFADYAELCYREFGDRVKHWITLNEPLTYTTNGYGYGIFAPGRCSINNCAFGNSTTEPYLVTHHQILAHAAAARLYMDNYQSSQKGQIGISLNSAWVIPLSQSKADKDAASRALAFSYDWFMEPLNFGSYPAAMVKNVGDRLPEFSREQSLMVKGSFDFIGVNYYTATYAAHVPCTRENRTLFTEDACVFLTSERDGVQIGPQAGSDWLYIYPRGIQDLLLYTKEKYNNPIVYITENGVDELNESIEESLEDRFRIDFFTDHLSNLHSALQNGANVKGYFAWSLLDNFEWADGYTVRFGMIFVDYNDGLPRYPKRSAQWFKKFLQY, encoded by the exons ATGAAAGACATTGGATTTGATGCATACAGATTCTCCATCTCATGGTCTAGGGTTCTACCTG GTGGAAACCTAAAGAGAGGTGTGAACAGAGAAGGCATAACATATTACAACAATCTCATCAACGAACTTCTAGCCAATG GTTTGAAACCCTTTGTAACTCTATTTCACTGGGATTTGCCTCAAGCCCTTGAAGATGAATATGGTGGTTTCTTGAGTCCCAATATAGT GAAGGATTTTGCAGACTATGCAGAGTTATGCTACAGAGAATTTGGTGACAGAGTAAAGCATTGGATTACTTTAAATGAACCACTTACATACACCACAAATGGCTATGGATATGGTATATTTGCCCCTGGAAGATGCTCCATCAATAACTGTGCTTTCGGAAATTCTACTACTGAGCCTTACCTTGTCACTCATCACCAAATTCTTGCTCATGCTGCTGCTGCAAGACTTTATATGGACAACTACCAG AGTTCTCAAAAAGGGCAAATTGGGATATCATTGAATTCAGCATGGGTGATACCTCTTTCCCAGTCCAAGGCAGACAAAGATGCAGCCTCAAGAGCCCTTGCTTTCTCCTATGATTG GTTTATGGAGCCATTAAATTTTGGATCATACCCTGCTGCAATGGTGAAGAACGTCGGCGATCGATTGCCGGAGTTTTCGAGGGAGCAGTCATTGATGGTTAAAGGATCATTTGATTTCATAGGAGTGAACTACTACACTGCAACTTATGCAGCACATGTCCCTTGCACAAGAGAAAACAGAACCTTGTTTACAGAAGATGCTTGTGTTTTTCTCACTT caGAGAGAGATGGAGTTCAAATTGGTCCTCAG GCAGGGTCAGATTGGTTATACATATATCCTAGAGGAATCCAAGATCTTTTACTGTACACAAAGGAGAAGTATAATAATCCAATTGTTTACATAACAGAAAATG GTGTTGATGAACTTAATGAGAGTATTGAAGAATCACTAGAAGACAGATTCAGAATAGACTTTTTCACCGACCATCTTTCCAATCTTCACAGTGCCTTACA GAATGGGGCAAATGTGAAAGGGTACTTTGCATGGTCATTGTTGGACAATTTTGAATGGGCAGATGGCTATACTGTTCGATTTGGAATGATCTTTGTTGATTACAATGATGGATTGCCAAGATACCCTAAAAGATCAGCTCAGTGGTTCAAAAAGTTTCTACAATATTGA